In the Actinomycetota bacterium genome, CTTCCAGATCGCGTTCGCGGACTCGAGGATGAGGAGGTCGGGGGCCGCGAGCGTCGTGCCCGAGCCCGCGAGTGCCTCGACCGCCTCCGCGCGAGGCTCACGCAGAAGCCGGACGATCAGTGCGCTGGCGTCGAGTGTCAGCCGCCTCATCGCTCGTCTCTGGTCTCGCGGATGAGTTCGACTGCGGCGCCCTCCGGGAAGCGCCCCTCGAACATCGCGTCGTGCGCCCGCAGGCGCGCGAGCCACTCCTCGCGCGACGGCTTCACGGACGCCGCGAGCGTCGCCTGGACCTCG is a window encoding:
- a CDS encoding Arc family DNA-binding protein; this encodes MADFLVRNIPEHVLERLRERAARNGRSLQAEVQATLAASVKPSREEWLARLRAHDAMFEGRFPEGAAVELIRETRDER